In Methylomonas sp. MK1, the following are encoded in one genomic region:
- a CDS encoding alpha/beta fold hydrolase, whose translation MTNSSKTSFEFTEEMKGYLSLGQTAFEDGYQQGKADNHYFMFHLTIQSDDLDTFLESDAHQSAAIGYVEGDLIGGRRNVDKGVFNLFVDSADADRKQMLYRLFFTDANGHALTLSGRKQIQNNVGPDLWADTTTLFTNLFKGHVEADKEAKAKVYATGLLYIEVMDFAKQLTTIRASGETLKDRLHAVERFGGFFLGALWEVYKPSMTPKMGGFEREIPLFTLEGVKDAEISTHPFTTADRLGLSLLRFKRATCDDVVVLVPGLTAASDMFIMPEHYNLTSYLLDHGFSDVWSLDGRISNRYSYNLHRHNYNVDDLALYDMPAAIATVRAAVGPSARIHVISHCFGALAFTMGLFGKAVTGVRSLIANGVALTPCVPMPAKVKLYLGPLAADYILGVDYLNPYWRREPGWGAGKLLATAISAFHKECDSPECHMLSFMWGWGFPVLYKHENLHDVTHRRCGDLFGGCSVNYYRHVLKMVNANNTAVKYQPNEPRYRSLPDNYFQHAAEIDTPCLFVAGQDNALFRNSNIVCHQRLEQIVPGRHELHLFPDYGHADVIMGKNAAQDIYPRFVEFLQKHRN comes from the coding sequence ATGACAAATTCAAGCAAAACCTCGTTCGAATTCACCGAAGAAATGAAAGGCTATCTCAGCCTGGGCCAAACCGCTTTTGAAGACGGCTACCAGCAAGGCAAGGCCGACAACCATTACTTCATGTTCCATCTGACCATCCAAAGCGACGATCTGGATACCTTTTTGGAATCCGACGCCCATCAATCGGCGGCAATCGGTTACGTGGAGGGCGATCTGATCGGCGGCCGCCGCAACGTCGATAAAGGCGTATTCAATCTATTCGTCGATAGCGCCGATGCCGACCGTAAGCAAATGCTCTATCGACTGTTTTTTACCGACGCCAACGGCCATGCCTTGACCTTGAGCGGCAGAAAGCAAATTCAAAACAACGTCGGCCCGGATTTGTGGGCAGACACCACTACCTTGTTTACCAATTTGTTCAAGGGCCATGTGGAAGCCGATAAGGAAGCCAAAGCCAAGGTCTACGCCACCGGATTGCTGTATATCGAAGTGATGGACTTTGCCAAGCAACTGACCACGATACGGGCCAGCGGCGAGACCTTAAAAGACCGCTTGCATGCAGTGGAACGCTTTGGCGGTTTCTTTTTGGGCGCGTTATGGGAGGTTTACAAACCGTCGATGACACCGAAGATGGGCGGTTTCGAACGGGAAATTCCGTTGTTTACCTTGGAAGGCGTCAAAGATGCCGAGATCAGCACTCACCCGTTCACCACCGCCGACCGACTGGGCCTGAGCTTATTGCGTTTCAAACGCGCAACGTGCGACGACGTGGTGGTTCTGGTACCGGGCCTGACTGCCGCCAGCGATATGTTCATCATGCCGGAACATTACAACCTGACCAGCTATTTGCTGGACCACGGTTTTAGCGATGTCTGGAGTTTGGACGGTCGGATCAGCAACCGCTATTCCTACAATCTGCACCGGCATAATTACAATGTCGACGATCTTGCACTCTATGACATGCCGGCGGCCATCGCCACCGTGCGCGCGGCGGTCGGGCCGTCTGCTCGCATCCATGTCATCAGCCACTGCTTTGGCGCTTTGGCGTTTACGATGGGTTTGTTCGGCAAAGCCGTGACCGGCGTGCGCAGCTTGATTGCCAACGGCGTGGCGCTGACACCGTGCGTGCCAATGCCAGCCAAGGTCAAGCTGTATCTGGGGCCGCTGGCCGCCGATTATATTTTGGGTGTGGATTATCTGAACCCTTACTGGCGGCGGGAACCGGGTTGGGGGGCAGGTAAATTGCTGGCGACGGCGATTTCGGCATTTCATAAAGAATGCGATTCGCCGGAATGTCACATGCTCAGTTTTATGTGGGGCTGGGGTTTTCCGGTGTTGTACAAACACGAAAATCTGCACGATGTGACGCATCGCCGCTGCGGCGATTTGTTCGGCGGTTGTAGTGTCAATTACTACCGGCATGTGTTGAAAATGGTCAACGCCAATAACACCGCCGTGAAATATCAGCCTAACGAACCGCGCTACCGGAGCTTGCCGGACAATTATTTCCAACATGCCGCCGAGATCGATACGCCGTGTCTGTTCGTCGCCGGCCAGGACAATGCTTTGTTCCGCAATTCCAATATCGTTTGTCATCAACGCCTGGAACAAATTGTGCCGGGCCGCCATGAACTGCATCTGTTCCCCGATTACGGTCATGCCGATGTGATCATGGGCAAGAATGCCGCCCAGGACATCTATCCACGTTTCGTGGAATTTTTACAAAAACACCGTAATTGA
- a CDS encoding NADP-dependent isocitrate dehydrogenase, which translates to MKKISVKNPVVEIDGDEMTRIIWHFIKDQLILPYLDLQIDYYDLGIEQRDATDDQVTIDAAHAIQKHGVGIKCATITPDEARVEEFGLKKMYKSPNGTIRNILDGTVFREPIICKNVPRLVPNWTQPICIGRHAFGDQYRATDFVTKGKGKLKISFTPDDGSPEQSFEVYHFEGDGVALAMYNTDESIAGFARSCFNVALDRGWPLYLSTKNTILKKYDGRFKDIFEEIYQAEYKDLYAAKGILYEHKLIDDMVASALKWNGAFVWACKNYDGDVQSDTVAQGFGSLGLMTSTLVTPDGKTMEAEAAHGTVTRHYRMHQQGKKTSTNPIASIFAWTRGLAFRGKLDDNAELINFCETLEKVCVDTVEAGQMTKDLALCIYGDDLNDSNYLTTEDFLEALRVNLEQSLSA; encoded by the coding sequence ATGAAGAAAATATCCGTCAAAAATCCGGTGGTGGAGATCGACGGGGATGAAATGACCCGCATCATCTGGCATTTCATCAAAGACCAATTGATTCTGCCTTACCTGGATCTGCAAATCGATTATTACGACTTAGGCATAGAGCAGCGCGATGCCACTGACGATCAGGTCACCATCGATGCCGCCCACGCTATCCAAAAGCATGGTGTGGGTATCAAGTGCGCCACCATCACTCCAGACGAAGCGCGGGTGGAAGAGTTTGGCCTGAAAAAAATGTACAAATCGCCCAACGGTACGATTCGAAACATCCTCGACGGCACCGTGTTTCGCGAACCAATCATCTGCAAAAACGTACCGCGCCTGGTACCTAATTGGACTCAGCCAATCTGCATCGGCCGGCACGCATTCGGCGATCAATACCGCGCCACCGATTTCGTCACCAAAGGCAAAGGTAAATTAAAAATCAGTTTTACTCCGGACGACGGTAGCCCTGAACAATCTTTCGAGGTGTATCACTTCGAAGGCGACGGGGTAGCCTTGGCGATGTACAACACCGACGAGTCCATCGCCGGCTTTGCCCGGAGTTGTTTCAACGTGGCGCTGGATAGAGGTTGGCCGCTGTATTTATCTACCAAAAATACCATCCTGAAAAAATACGACGGTCGTTTTAAAGATATTTTTGAAGAGATTTATCAAGCCGAATATAAAGACTTGTATGCCGCCAAAGGTATTCTCTACGAACATAAGTTAATCGACGACATGGTGGCCTCTGCCTTGAAATGGAACGGCGCCTTTGTCTGGGCCTGCAAGAACTACGACGGCGACGTGCAATCCGATACCGTCGCGCAAGGCTTCGGCTCGCTGGGTTTGATGACATCTACCTTGGTGACGCCGGACGGCAAAACCATGGAAGCAGAGGCCGCGCACGGCACTGTTACCCGGCATTACCGCATGCATCAACAGGGCAAGAAAACCTCGACCAATCCAATCGCTTCGATCTTTGCCTGGACCCGTGGCTTGGCATTTCGCGGCAAGTTGGACGACAACGCCGAGTTGATCAATTTCTGCGAAACCTTGGAAAAGGTCTGCGTCGATACCGTTGAAGCCGGACAAATGACCAAAGATTTGGCTTTGTGCATCTACGGCGATGATCTAAACGACTCGAACTATTTAACCACCGAGGATTTTCTGGAAGCCCTGCGCGTCAATCTGGAGCAAAGCCTTTCCGCGTGA
- a CDS encoding response regulator, with amino-acid sequence MRLLLVEDDAILGDGLKAGLTLEGYAVDWLIDGAQADEALKLNHYDLVVLDLNLPRMDGMSVLKNLRRRKDSTPVLVLTAREGVAERVAGLDNGADDFVTKPFDLAEICARLRALARRHDGHNLPLVEHKGVTIDPAAHQVYFNGKPIDLAQKEFEVLSYLMGHIGQVISRARLEESLYAWGSEVESNAVEVHIHHLRKKLDTNLIRTIRGVGYIIDEN; translated from the coding sequence ATGCGCTTATTATTGGTAGAAGACGATGCCATCCTCGGTGATGGTTTGAAAGCCGGCTTGACCCTGGAAGGTTATGCGGTGGATTGGTTAATCGACGGCGCGCAAGCCGACGAAGCTCTGAAATTGAACCATTATGATCTGGTTGTATTGGATCTGAATTTGCCGCGCATGGACGGTATGAGTGTGTTAAAAAACCTGCGCCGCCGTAAGGACAGTACCCCTGTTTTGGTATTGACCGCTCGCGAAGGCGTCGCCGAACGGGTGGCCGGATTGGATAATGGTGCCGACGATTTTGTCACCAAACCCTTCGACCTAGCGGAAATTTGCGCGCGCTTGCGGGCCTTGGCCCGGCGTCACGATGGTCATAACCTGCCCTTGGTCGAACATAAAGGCGTCACCATAGACCCCGCCGCGCATCAGGTGTACTTCAATGGCAAACCCATTGATTTGGCGCAAAAGGAATTTGAAGTCCTTAGTTACCTAATGGGCCATATCGGCCAGGTTATTTCCCGGGCTCGCCTAGAAGAGTCACTTTACGCCTGGGGTTCGGAAGTGGAAAGTAATGCCGTGGAAGTGCATATCCATCATCTGCGCAAAAAGCTGGATACCAATCTGATCCGCACCATACGCGGGGTCGGTTACATCATCGACGAGAACTAA
- a CDS encoding GMC oxidoreductase — protein MANQNFDYEAIVIGSGFGGSISFCRLAQKWGSKVLLLERGRHYPMGSFARSPKQISDSFWSVEGDAVDRPRHIQNKNLRGLFDIRNYKKMDAVISAGLGGGSLIYANVFLEPPEQVFEQGWPTGLDKTTLAPYYKIAKQVLGARPVPSWQTEDRRKIVRTELFQEFAAHDNRTSKLADICVFFGNDYNYQGSDTPIPIGLQEKNRYGATQTSCTYCGECDVGCNTHSKNTLDLNYIHAGQQTHGGQVFTDCQAEKIIPLNQHGDDDSSAGGEFGYRVEFQNFASGKLESLKTRRVVVSAGTFGSNELLLRCRDVHRSLPKLSEQLGRWFSGNGDFLSFAIEGKKDADPNYGPVITQYTDYNLFDRFNRQQAFVLEDASYPASLAWYIEGVFPTSTLRKLVRAAKALIEWLKKYLSNGVWNGTLGFSLHEILKDDLSSKSVVMLCMGLDHGDGTLTLNKVDRIDLDWPQDTSMSLYQAILAVGERFKKFVKSDWFFPLPTWDLPIRHNVTVHPLGGCILADSPDKGVVSGHPEQRGQAFGYQGLYVVDGSILPSAVGANPVATISATAEWIAEGITGIKPDAGLGV, from the coding sequence ATGGCTAATCAGAACTTCGATTACGAAGCGATAGTCATCGGTAGCGGCTTCGGTGGCTCCATCAGCTTTTGCCGACTGGCGCAAAAGTGGGGCTCCAAGGTGCTGTTACTGGAACGCGGTAGGCATTATCCGATGGGCTCTTTCGCCCGCTCACCCAAGCAAATTTCCGACAGTTTCTGGAGTGTGGAAGGCGACGCGGTAGACCGACCGCGTCACATTCAAAACAAAAATTTGCGTGGCCTGTTCGACATCCGTAACTACAAGAAAATGGATGCGGTAATTTCGGCGGGCCTGGGCGGCGGTTCGCTGATTTACGCCAACGTCTTTCTGGAACCACCTGAACAAGTATTCGAGCAAGGCTGGCCGACAGGCTTAGATAAAACCACCCTCGCTCCCTATTATAAAATAGCCAAACAAGTCTTGGGTGCCCGCCCGGTGCCATCCTGGCAAACCGAAGACCGCCGAAAAATCGTCCGCACTGAACTGTTTCAAGAGTTTGCCGCTCACGATAACCGCACCAGCAAATTGGCCGACATTTGCGTGTTCTTTGGTAACGATTACAACTACCAAGGTTCAGACACACCCATCCCTATCGGTTTGCAAGAAAAAAACCGTTACGGCGCCACGCAAACCTCGTGTACCTATTGCGGCGAATGCGATGTGGGTTGCAATACCCACTCCAAAAATACCCTGGATCTTAACTATATCCACGCCGGCCAGCAGACCCATGGCGGCCAAGTATTTACCGACTGCCAAGCCGAAAAAATTATTCCTCTCAATCAGCATGGCGATGACGACAGCTCCGCTGGCGGGGAATTCGGTTATCGGGTGGAATTTCAAAATTTCGCCTCGGGAAAGCTGGAAAGCCTGAAAACCCGCCGCGTGGTGGTATCGGCGGGCACGTTTGGAAGCAACGAGCTATTGCTGCGTTGCCGCGATGTGCATCGCAGCCTACCCAAACTCAGCGAACAACTGGGACGCTGGTTCTCCGGCAACGGCGACTTTTTATCGTTCGCGATCGAAGGCAAAAAAGACGCCGATCCCAACTACGGGCCGGTGATTACCCAATACACCGATTACAACCTGTTCGACCGCTTCAACAGACAGCAGGCTTTTGTATTGGAAGATGCCTCCTATCCGGCTTCACTGGCCTGGTATATCGAAGGCGTATTCCCGACCAGCACCTTGCGCAAGCTGGTCCGCGCCGCGAAAGCCCTGATCGAATGGCTGAAAAAATACCTGAGCAACGGCGTGTGGAACGGCACTTTGGGGTTCTCGCTGCACGAGATATTAAAGGACGATTTGTCCTCAAAATCCGTGGTGATGCTGTGCATGGGCCTGGATCATGGCGACGGCACACTGACTCTGAACAAGGTAGACCGTATCGATCTGGATTGGCCACAAGATACCAGCATGAGTTTGTATCAAGCCATCCTCGCCGTCGGAGAGCGCTTCAAAAAGTTTGTCAAATCCGACTGGTTTTTCCCGTTGCCGACTTGGGACTTGCCGATCCGCCACAACGTGACCGTACATCCCTTGGGCGGCTGTATCTTGGCCGACTCGCCGGATAAGGGCGTGGTCAGCGGCCATCCCGAGCAGCGCGGCCAGGCGTTCGGCTATCAAGGCCTGTATGTCGTAGATGGCTCGATTCTACCCAGCGCTGTCGGCGCCAATCCGGTGGCAACCATTTCCGCGACAGCCGAATGGATTGCCGAAGGCATCACCGGCATCAAACCCGATGCCGGCCTGGGCGTATAA
- a CDS encoding ATP-binding protein: MAKRFRLAPRSLKKQLLLSLLTSLLLVWGVTAYISYKQTRDEITELFNAELAQSARVVHAFVENMVRQRALTKLWERDKTPELFDTPILGHKYERKIAFQLRSVKEGLVLRSESAPEFALSLTRNGYSETMLDGQLWHVFSLSTENGNYVIHVGQRDDIRRELVEGIAGQQVIGFLIALPILGMMIWWIVSRTLSPVNQVKEQLASRAAGYLQPLSVDNLPDEVLPVVTQINSLFAMLEQAFANERNFTSDASHELRTPLAGLLTQIQVAQKTTDTQMRDQALQKAQQAVSRMTHTVQQLLTLSRVQHQQAGIAKQSVDVNEALIEVISDLDHAARDKRIDIELQGEPALLIDANPQLFQVLIRNLIDNAIKYSPIEGHIKVVCRRENKRLQLTVDDSGPGVADDDYQRITQRFYRCVETANSVEGSGLGLSIVQRIVALHAADIDFAKSGLGGLQARLQMDLAVSAPVK, from the coding sequence ATGGCCAAACGTTTTCGTCTGGCGCCGCGTTCGCTGAAAAAGCAGCTGCTGCTGTCGCTCCTCACCTCGCTGTTGCTGGTTTGGGGCGTTACCGCCTACATCAGTTACAAACAAACCCGCGACGAAATTACCGAACTATTCAACGCCGAATTAGCTCAGTCGGCACGCGTGGTACACGCCTTTGTCGAGAACATGGTCCGGCAACGGGCTCTGACCAAGCTCTGGGAGCGTGACAAAACCCCAGAGTTGTTCGACACGCCCATCCTCGGTCACAAGTACGAACGCAAGATTGCCTTTCAGCTACGTTCAGTGAAAGAGGGGCTGGTGTTGCGCTCGGAAAGCGCACCGGAATTTGCGCTGTCCTTGACTCGAAACGGCTACAGCGAAACCATGCTGGATGGGCAGCTGTGGCACGTATTTAGTTTGAGTACGGAAAACGGCAATTATGTGATTCATGTCGGGCAACGCGACGATATCCGCCGGGAATTGGTGGAAGGCATCGCAGGCCAGCAAGTAATCGGCTTTTTGATCGCATTGCCGATCTTAGGCATGATGATCTGGTGGATCGTCAGTCGTACCTTGTCGCCGGTCAATCAAGTCAAGGAGCAACTGGCCAGCCGCGCCGCCGGCTATCTGCAACCGCTGTCGGTTGATAACTTGCCGGACGAAGTATTGCCGGTAGTCACACAAATCAACAGCTTGTTTGCGATGCTGGAACAGGCTTTTGCGAACGAGCGCAACTTTACCTCCGACGCCTCCCACGAGTTGCGCACGCCTTTGGCCGGTCTGTTGACGCAAATTCAGGTGGCACAAAAAACCACCGATACGCAAATGCGCGACCAAGCCTTGCAAAAAGCCCAGCAAGCGGTATCGCGGATGACACATACGGTGCAGCAACTGCTGACCCTGTCGCGAGTACAGCATCAACAGGCCGGGATTGCCAAGCAGTCTGTTGATGTTAACGAAGCCTTGATCGAAGTGATTTCCGACCTGGACCACGCCGCCCGCGATAAACGTATCGATATCGAACTGCAAGGCGAGCCTGCTCTACTGATCGACGCCAATCCGCAGTTATTTCAAGTGTTGATACGCAACTTGATCGATAACGCCATCAAATATTCACCTATCGAAGGGCACATCAAAGTAGTTTGTCGCCGCGAAAACAAACGCTTGCAGTTGACGGTAGACGACAGCGGCCCCGGCGTCGCTGACGATGATTATCAACGCATCACTCAGCGCTTTTACCGTTGCGTGGAAACCGCCAATAGCGTTGAGGGTAGTGGTTTGGGGCTGTCTATCGTGCAGCGCATTGTGGCTTTACATGCGGCGGATATTGATTTTGCCAAGTCGGGGTTGGGTGGTTTGCAAGCGCGGTTACAAATGGATTTGGCGGTTTCTGCGCCAGTGAAGTAG